From Shewanella yunxiaonensis, the proteins below share one genomic window:
- a CDS encoding winged helix-turn-helix transcriptional regulator — MADKFLAKKMLRGDLFSDKCPSRDVLKHVTSRWGVLVLLALLDGKQHRFSALKRKILGVSEKMLAQTLQQLEGDGFVDRTVYPVVPPHVEYQLTASGVQIAQQVVGLADWIEENLLQILQAQQQYQNQQNDGPQHWQS, encoded by the coding sequence ATGGCGGATAAATTTTTGGCAAAAAAGATGCTGCGAGGCGACCTGTTTTCAGATAAATGCCCGTCACGCGACGTGCTTAAACATGTTACCAGTCGCTGGGGCGTACTGGTGTTGCTGGCACTATTAGATGGCAAACAACATCGTTTCAGCGCCCTCAAACGCAAGATTCTGGGGGTGAGCGAAAAAATGCTGGCGCAGACGCTGCAACAACTGGAAGGTGATGGGTTTGTGGATCGTACGGTTTATCCGGTAGTCCCGCCACACGTGGAATACCAATTAACAGCCTCCGGAGTGCAGATAGCACAACAGGTAGTGGGTTTAGCTGACTGGATAGAAGAAAATCTGCTGCAAATCCTGCAAGCACAACAACAATATCAAAACCAACAAAATGATGGCCCACAACATTGGCAATCATGA
- a CDS encoding Lon protease family protein, translated as MAITSLNTQQLYRRADLSRLGDTRSTRALEPLDDIIGQERAQSAVEFAMSIRDKGYNIFALGRSGLGKRTMMLRYLKRHKQQELELSDWCYVANFDEPRTPMVLQLPAGTGAQFKKEVEKTVQRLVKALPLAFDNEVYYRRADKLKTQLTQRQEATLAELAAEAKEKHVRLTISTDGDYQLMALDGEEPHTDESYAALPEAERNKFEENIRHLESRLRGIVRQLTEWEEEFSTKQQHHDEQVAREVLSHFFKPLKDDYRAIPEIRNYLTAMQKDMLSNLDIFLEQSEDQLGLAYASLEKKMPRRYQVNLLVTQEQPKFPVVVEENPTYHGLFGYVENATYRGTVFTDFSLIRPGSLHRANGGVLLMDAIKVLERPYVWDGLKRALRSRTLDLNSLEREVSLSGAVSLEPEPIPLDVKIVLFGDYQTYQLLQHYDPDFCELFRVTADFEDTMPRSAKVESLYARFISSIVHDNQLLHCDLSAIARIIEYSSRQAEDQTQLSLHSANVANLLRESHYCARSANARAIRAIHVEQALAQQEQRVSRLRDQLMLGFTQGTNLIDVKGKEVGQINALSVISTSDHQFGMPNRITASTSFGKGEVLDIEHKARLGGKIHSKGVWILSAFINSLLGKDKAIPLTTSLTFEQSYSGVDGDSASMAECCAILSAISGVPLRQDIAITGSMNQFGEAQPIGGVNEKIEGFFDVCMLKGRKQTQGVIIPVSNVNNLMLKKAVVDAVAKGKFHIWSVNHVTEALTILCDMDAGITDKPQQYPPHSVLGMATANLAALRDNDKEH; from the coding sequence ATGGCCATTACCTCCCTCAATACGCAACAGCTGTATCGTCGCGCTGACCTAAGTCGGCTGGGAGATACCCGCTCTACCCGCGCGCTGGAACCTCTGGACGATATTATCGGCCAAGAACGCGCACAAAGTGCTGTCGAATTTGCCATGTCGATTCGCGACAAGGGCTATAACATCTTTGCCTTAGGCCGCAGCGGCCTTGGTAAGCGCACCATGATGCTGCGCTATCTGAAGCGTCATAAGCAACAGGAACTCGAACTGAGTGACTGGTGTTATGTCGCCAATTTTGATGAACCCCGGACCCCCATGGTCTTACAGCTGCCTGCCGGCACGGGAGCACAGTTTAAAAAAGAAGTCGAAAAAACAGTGCAACGCTTGGTCAAAGCCTTGCCGTTAGCCTTTGATAATGAAGTCTATTATCGCCGAGCTGACAAACTAAAAACACAACTGACACAACGCCAGGAAGCCACATTGGCGGAACTTGCGGCGGAAGCCAAAGAGAAGCACGTCCGGTTAACGATCAGCACCGATGGCGATTATCAGTTGATGGCGCTTGATGGTGAAGAACCACACACCGATGAAAGTTATGCCGCACTCCCAGAAGCAGAACGCAATAAATTTGAAGAGAATATCCGCCATCTGGAATCCCGTCTGCGCGGCATCGTGCGCCAGCTGACCGAGTGGGAAGAAGAGTTCAGCACTAAACAGCAACATCACGATGAGCAAGTGGCACGTGAAGTGCTGAGCCATTTTTTTAAGCCGCTAAAAGATGATTACCGAGCCATACCGGAAATCCGCAATTATTTAACGGCGATGCAGAAGGATATGCTCAGCAATCTGGATATTTTTCTGGAGCAGAGTGAAGACCAGTTAGGCCTCGCCTACGCGTCGTTGGAAAAGAAAATGCCACGGCGATATCAAGTGAATCTGCTGGTGACGCAAGAGCAACCCAAGTTTCCTGTGGTGGTAGAGGAAAATCCTACCTATCACGGACTGTTCGGCTATGTCGAAAACGCCACCTACCGCGGTACTGTGTTTACTGATTTTTCACTGATCCGTCCCGGTAGCTTACATCGCGCCAATGGCGGCGTATTGCTGATGGATGCCATCAAAGTATTGGAGCGCCCTTATGTCTGGGACGGTCTCAAACGGGCATTACGTTCAAGGACATTGGATCTCAATTCGCTGGAACGTGAAGTCTCGCTCTCTGGCGCGGTATCGCTCGAACCTGAACCGATCCCATTAGACGTCAAAATTGTGTTGTTTGGTGACTATCAAACCTACCAGTTGCTGCAACACTATGATCCGGATTTTTGTGAACTATTCCGAGTCACCGCCGATTTTGAAGACACCATGCCCCGCAGTGCCAAGGTGGAAAGCCTGTACGCACGTTTTATCTCTTCGATTGTGCATGATAATCAGCTGCTACATTGCGATCTCTCGGCGATTGCTCGCATTATTGAATACAGCTCCCGCCAAGCGGAAGACCAAACCCAACTATCATTACATTCTGCGAATGTGGCTAATCTGCTGCGCGAAAGTCATTACTGTGCGCGTTCGGCCAATGCCAGAGCGATTCGTGCTATCCATGTAGAACAGGCGCTAGCACAGCAGGAGCAACGTGTCTCAAGACTGCGCGATCAGTTGATGCTGGGCTTTACTCAGGGCACCAACCTGATTGATGTCAAAGGCAAAGAGGTGGGACAGATCAATGCCTTATCCGTCATATCCACCAGTGACCATCAATTTGGTATGCCCAATCGCATTACCGCTAGTACCAGCTTCGGTAAGGGGGAGGTACTCGATATTGAACATAAAGCCCGTCTTGGCGGTAAAATTCATTCTAAAGGCGTATGGATTTTGTCGGCCTTCATCAACAGTCTTTTGGGCAAAGATAAAGCCATTCCGCTAACCACGTCCCTCACCTTTGAACAGTCCTACTCCGGGGTGGATGGTGACAGTGCTTCAATGGCGGAATGCTGTGCGATTCTGTCCGCCATCAGTGGTGTGCCACTGCGACAAGACATTGCCATTACCGGCTCCATGAATCAATTCGGTGAAGCACAGCCTATCGGCGGTGTTAATGAAAAAATTGAAGGCTTCTTCGATGTTTGTATGCTTAAAGGTCGCAAACAAACACAAGGCGTGATTATCCCCGTCAGTAACGTCAACAATCTAATGCTCAAAAAGGCCGTTGTAGATGCTGTCGCCAAAGGGAAATTTCATATTTGGAGCGTCAACCATGTCACTGAAGCACTGACGATTTTGTGTGATATGGATGCCGGGATCACGGATAAACCCCAGCAGTATCCGCCACACAGTGTTCTGGGGATGGCAACCGCTAATCTTGCCGCATTGCGGGATAACGACAAGGAACACTGA
- a CDS encoding transporter substrate-binding domain-containing protein encodes MNTRTAIIPLLLTALLAFSGKATPTEAPESVVTVANDVWPPFVENEGKSGLALDIVSAAMLTQGIRIEVTIKPWARAMKDVNDGKNDLLLATWSSPERQKSLLFSEPYLKNRLRFIKRAGDPFEYTGLNSLQGKRIGIVNDYSYTDEFARSDKFIREPHQDLLANLRMLAVKRLDLTVEDEIVASYRFYQLHLVDSYQFTGPPLTVKDLCVSSGRNNPKSQALIKAFNQGLKVIMDNGVYEQLLTHYGAMLHSKEMPEIIRPLNPAANYPAAPVSPMYASTVLPASRLNTR; translated from the coding sequence GTGAACACCCGCACAGCCATCATTCCGCTACTACTTACCGCGCTGCTGGCCTTTAGCGGTAAAGCCACGCCGACGGAAGCACCTGAAAGTGTCGTTACTGTGGCGAATGATGTGTGGCCGCCATTTGTTGAAAATGAGGGTAAAAGCGGTCTGGCGCTGGATATTGTATCGGCGGCAATGCTCACTCAGGGGATTCGCATAGAAGTCACAATAAAACCCTGGGCACGGGCGATGAAGGATGTGAATGACGGCAAGAATGATTTGTTGCTTGCAACCTGGTCATCGCCTGAACGACAAAAATCATTGCTGTTCTCAGAGCCCTATCTTAAAAATCGCTTGCGCTTTATCAAACGCGCCGGCGATCCCTTTGAATACACCGGGCTAAACTCATTACAGGGTAAACGCATTGGCATAGTAAATGACTATAGCTATACCGATGAGTTTGCTCGCAGTGATAAGTTTATTCGGGAACCACATCAGGATCTGCTGGCTAATCTGCGTATGCTGGCAGTAAAAAGACTGGATTTAACGGTTGAAGATGAAATTGTTGCCAGCTATCGTTTTTACCAGTTACATCTGGTGGACAGCTATCAATTTACCGGGCCACCGCTAACTGTAAAAGATCTCTGTGTCTCTTCCGGCCGCAACAATCCTAAAAGTCAGGCCCTGATCAAAGCGTTCAACCAAGGCCTGAAAGTCATTATGGATAATGGCGTGTATGAGCAGCTGTTAACTCATTACGGAGCTATGTTGCATTCCAAGGAGATGCCAGAGATTATCCGTCCGCTCAATCCGGCAGCGAATTATCCCGCAGCACCAGTCTCGCCCATGTACGCTAGTACAGTGTTGCCAGCATCTCGTCTGAATACGCGGTAG